The sequence below is a genomic window from Campylobacter concisus.
AATGGATACAGGTGTTGGTAACTATGAGCTTAAATTCCATATCGACAATCCAGAAAAACAAGGTTTTGGTCGCCACGCTGATAAAGAGAGCGGTGTTGGTAAATGGTTTGAGCCTTTCACAACAACTTATAAATTTCAATGGACAGGTGGTCCTGTTAAATAATCACCAGGGGCGTTCTCGCCCCTTTTAAAAAATTCTCACAGGGTTTAGTTATGTCAATTTATTTCTATCAGGTCTTTTTAGTCCTTCTTGGATTTACGCTTTTTGCTGCCTTAAATAACAAGGATAAAAGTTTAAAAACACTCTTTTTACCGTCACTTTTTGGAGTCGTAGCTGGCGTATTTATCTTTAAAGTCGTTCGTCATGCACTTATAGATGACCAGTTTAAAATGTTCATAGATTCAGTGACGCTAGTTTTTCTACTAATTAGCATTTTATGGATATTTCTTGAGCTTAAGATAGCAAAAATTGTAACGTTTTTTATTTTAGGCATCGGCTTTGGCTTTGGCTATAGTTCAAGCAGTGTGTTATTTCCACTATTTGGTGGTGAGCTACTAGATACGCTTTCGGTCATTAGCTTCTTTCTAATGATATTTGCAATGATTTTGCTCGTATTTTTATTCTTTTTTATTTCAAATTTAAAATCTAGCATTTCTCCATTAATAGCTAAAATTTTGGCCCTTATCACTTTAGTTTTCTTGCTAATCGATAGGAGCTCTCAGACAGCACTCGAGCTTTTGCGTGCTGGGGCTTTAAAAATAAGTAGTGAGTTAAACTCTCAGATTCTATCTGTTAGTGCAAAAGGTATTTACGTATCAGAATTTGGTACTTATTTTTATATCTTTGTGATCTTACTTTTATGCATCACTGCGCTTTTCTTTATGCCAAAAAGTATTGATAAAAATAAATTTGGTTCTATCAAATACCGCTTTACAAAAGCCATTAGAGAAAATATTTCTGATAATGCAAAATTTGCATTTTGTAGTATTTTGATAGCACTTGGATTTTCACTCTATTATGATCTTTACGCATCTCGTCCACCTGAAATTTCAGAGCCAGTCTTGGTTGAGCCAGTGGGAGATAAATTTATATTTGATGTTGATATGTTAAAAGATAATGAACTTCACAGATTTGCTTATATAACAGATGAGGGCAAGCAGATAAGATTTTTCTTGTTAAACCGCTTTAGCGACCGCGTCTCGCCTGTTATCGTCTTTGACTCTTGTATGATTTGCGGCGATATGGGCTATATAAAAAGAGGTAATGACCTTATTTGTATCTCTTGTAATGTTAGAATTTTCTTGCCATCAGTTGGCAAAGAAGGTGGTTGCAATCCGATACCAATGCCATTTATCTTCGATGGCAAAAATATTATAGTTGATTATAAAACTATTACAGATGGAGCAAATTTCTTTAGTAAGGTCGTCGAAAAGATGGTGCTTGACCCAGTTAGTCGCAAAAAAGTGAGCAACCTTGAGTCAAGATCATATTTATACTATGGACGCACATATTTCTTTGAAAATAACGAAACTCA
It includes:
- a CDS encoding Fe-S-containing protein, producing the protein MSIYFYQVFLVLLGFTLFAALNNKDKSLKTLFLPSLFGVVAGVFIFKVVRHALIDDQFKMFIDSVTLVFLLISILWIFLELKIAKIVTFFILGIGFGFGYSSSSVLFPLFGGELLDTLSVISFFLMIFAMILLVFLFFFISNLKSSISPLIAKILALITLVFLLIDRSSQTALELLRAGALKISSELNSQILSVSAKGIYVSEFGTYFYIFVILLLCITALFFMPKSIDKNKFGSIKYRFTKAIRENISDNAKFAFCSILIALGFSLYYDLYASRPPEISEPVLVEPVGDKFIFDVDMLKDNELHRFAYITDEGKQIRFFLLNRFSDRVSPVIVFDSCMICGDMGYIKRGNDLICISCNVRIFLPSVGKEGGCNPIPMPFIFDGKNIIVDYKTITDGANFFSKVVEKMVLDPVSRKKVSNLESRSYLYYGRTYFFENNETQAKFEANPEKYVETNGTLK